The sequence GGGTGAAGGTCGACCTCGGGCAGAAGAAGGGCAAGATCACCGTGGAGTTCGCCTCCATGGACGACCTCCAGCGGATCCTGGGCACTCTCGCCCCGGGCGAGGGCCGGGTCCTGCCGAGCGACCTCCGGGAAGACGGCGAAGAGGACCAGGACGACTGATCCCTGGACGCTTCGATCCCCCGGGATCATGCGAGGAGCGGGCGTGTCCGGTGGGTACCGGAACACGGCCCGCTCTTTGCTTTGCGGCAGTATCGAGCGAATCGCAGGGTGGATACGATGCCAGTGCTCAGGGAGCGCAGTGCTCGAACGGCCGCTCGCGCCGCGGCGGCCGGTGAGGGAAGCGAGGAAGGGCCTTCATGGGGCGTCGGCTGGTGCCGCTCACGCTGGACAACCTTCAGGACCTGCCCCAACGCTGCCGCTCATGTGTCTTCTGGGAGCTGGACCCCGTCAGCGGTGAGGCGGCGGTGAAAGGCGGCACGGCCGCCGAGGAGAAGGAATCCTGGATCTCCGCCGTCCTGCTCGACTGGGGCTCCTGCGGCCGTGTGGTCTACGTCGATGACGCACCGGTGGGCCATGTGCTCTACGCCCCTCCCGCCTATGTCCCGCGCTCGGCCGCCTTCCCCACGAGCCCGGTCTCACCGGACGCCGTCCAGCTGATCACGGCCTTCATCAAGCCCGGCTATCAGGGTCAGGGGCTCGGCCGGGTGCTGGTGCAGACGGTGGCCAAGGATCTGCTGCGCCGGGGCTTCAGGGCCATAGAGGCATTCGGGGACGCCCGCTGGAAGGAGCCCGCCTGTCTGCTGCCGGCGGACCATCTCCTGGCTGTGGGCTTCAAGACGGTACGGCAGCATCCCGTGCATCCCCGGCTGCGGCTGGAGCTGCGATCGACGCTCTCCTGGAAGGAGGACGTCGAGATGGCGATCGACCGGCTGCTGGGCGCGGTCCAGAAGGAACCGGCGCTGCGGCCGCTGTAGCGGGCACAGACGAAGGGGCCGACCCGTGGAGGTCGGCCCCTTCATGTTTCACGTGAAACATCACTCGGCGATGAAGTCCTCGAGGTCGCGGACGATCGCGGCCTTGGGCTTGGCGCCGACGATGGTCTTGGCGACCTCGCCACCCTGGTAGACGTTCAGGGTCGGGATGGACATGACGCCGTACTTGGCGGCCGTGGCCGGGTTCTCGTCGATGTTGAGCTTGACGATCTCGATCTTGTCGCCGTGCTCGGCCGCGATCGCCTCCAGGGAGGGGGCGATCTGACGGCACGGACCGCACCAAGCGGCCCAGAAGTCCACCAGGACGGGCTTGTCGTTCTTGAGGACGTCCTCGTCGAAGGAGGCGTCGGTCACGTTCTTCAGGGCGGCCACGCTGGGCTCCTTAACTGATCGTGGGGCGGGAGGGGGAGAAAGCTGAGAAGGAGCGTCAGAGCGCGGCGGTCTTCTCGGGCTCGGCCTGGTCCTCGTCCGCGAGAGCGGCGAGGAAGCGCTCGGCGTCCAGGGCGGCGGAGCAGCCGGTGCCGGCCGCGGTGATCGCCTGACGGTAGGTGTGGTCGACCACGTCACCGGCGGCGAAGACACCGGTCACATTGGTGCGGGTCGAGGGGGAGGCGACCTTGAGGTAGCCCTCCTCGTCGAGGTCCAGCTGACCCTTGAACAGCTCGGTGCGCGGGTCGTGGCCGATCGCGATGAACAGGCCCGTCACCGGCAGCTCGGACAGCTCGCCGGTCTTGAGGTTGCGCAGCTTCAGGCCGGAGAGCTTCTGCTCGCCCTGGATCTCGGCGACCTCGCTGTCCCACACGAACTTGATCTTCGGGTCGCCGAAGGCACGCTCCTGCATCGCCTTGGAGGCGCGCAGCGTGTCCCGGCGGTGGACGATCGTCACGGACTTGGCGAAGCGCGAGAGGAAGGTGGCCTCCTCCATCGCGGTGTCGCCGCCGCCGATCACGGCGATGTCCTGGTCCTTGAAGAAGAACCCGTCACAGGTGGCGCACCAGGAGACACCGCGGCCGGACAGCGCGTCCTCGTTCGGGAGGCCGAGCTTGCGGTGCTGGGAGCCGGTGGTGACGATGACGGCCTTGGCCTTGTGGACCGTGCCCGCGGTGTCGGTGACGGTCTTGATCTCCCCGGTGAGGTCGACCGAGACGATGTCGTCCGGGATCAGCTCGGCTCCGAAGCGCTCGGCCTGCGCCCGCATGTTGTCCATGAGGTCGGGGCCCATGATGCCGTCACGGAAGCCCGGGAAGTTCTCCACCTCGGTGGTGTTCATCAGCGCGCCACCGGCGGTGACGGCGCCCTCGAACACCAGGGGCTTCAGCGATGCGCGGGCGGTGTACAGCGCCGACGTATAGCCTGCGGGCCCGGAGCCGATGATGATCACATTACGGACATCGCTCACGGCTAGATTCCTCGTCTCTGGTCTGCGTCAGTCGACCGGTGAAAGTCCCTTTCGGGACTCCCACCCCACCCAACGGATCCTACGGGGCGCGCATTCCCGTTGTGTCCGGGCACACGCGTGCAGGGGAGGCCGACCGGGACCCGGCCTCAGGGACGGGCGACGGGCTGCTTCAGCAGAACCTTTCCGGCGGAGACCGGCTGCTGTCCGACACAGGCGGCGTCGACCACATAGGCCGTGACACGCGCACGGTCCTGGGGGTCGGGGAGGATGACGAGATAGGCGCTCTTCCCGGCGTAGGTACCGGCCTTCGCGGCCAGGGCCTGCCCGCCCCGGGGGACCGCCCGTCGGACGCAGTCGGGAACCGCGACCTGGTGCTGGAGGAGCGTGTTCGCGCTCTCGCCCGTCTGCGGGGTGTTCTGCCCGGAGCTGTCCCCGGAACGCGACCGCTGGCCGTCCTCCCGCTGCGGGCTCTTCGTGGACAGCAGGTCCCGTACCTGGTTCTGGACGCTGCTCCCGGAGAAGGCGACGGCCGACGCGCTCGGCTTCGCCTTGGCCGTCGTGGAGGAGGTGTTGCCGCCGAGCGACTGGAGCACCAGCGCACCGGCACCGAGGACGGCGGCGGTCAGTACGCCGCCCAGCACGAGGGCCCTGCGGCGACGGCCGGGCCCGCTCTTCTTCCGGCCCGGCCCGGTCGCGGCCTGCGAGCGGCCGACGGGACGGCCGACGGAGGGATCGCCGGGACGGCCGGCGGGACGGCCGATAGGGGGACCGGCGGGGCGATCGGCCGGAGCGGCGGTTCCGTGCTCGCCGGGCGTCGATGTTTCACGTGAAACATGGTCCGTGGAGTCCGGCCCGGAAGCGTTGAGCAGCGCCTCGGCGGCCAGGGCGGCGTCGATGCGCTGGGCCACGTCGACCGGCATGGGCTCCGGCGCCCGCGCGGATCCCAGCAGCCCCCGGATCTCCTCCAGGGAGGCGTAGACGTCCGCGCACACCTCGCAGGCGCCCAGATGGCGTCGTACGTCCGTACCGCGCTCGGGCGGGAGAAGTCCCTCGGCGAGGTCGGAGATCTCGGTGACGTCCGGGTGCCCGGCCGTGTCCGTCGTCGATGTCACGCTCGCCCACCTCCGCCCTTCGCTACGGCTGAATCGGTCGGTCCCGCGTACGGGAGGCTCGCATCGGAAGCCCCCGCTGCCGATGGGACGGATGTCCCTTCCACCCGGTTCCGGCCAGAACTGATTTCTTCCGTCCCACGGCCCGCACCCGCGCCCCGGTCCTCTTCGGTGCCCCGGCTCCCTTCCGTGCCGCGGCCGGGGCGCAGATGGGCGAGCAGGGGCAGCAGCCGGGCTCTGCCCCGGGCGCACCGGCTCTTCACCGTGCCCGTCGGTACATCGAGGATCCGGGCCGCCTCGGCGACCGGGTAGCCCTGCATGTCCACGAGGACCAGCGCGGCCCGCTGCTCCGGCGCCAGGGTGCCCATCGCCTCGATGAGCTGGCGGTGCAGATCATTGCGCTCGGCCGGCGCGGACGCGGACTCGTGCGGCTCCAGCAGCTGTTCCAGCCGCTCGGTGTCGTCCACCGGGGCGGTCTTGCGGGAGGCCGCCTTGCGGGCGCGGTCCAGGCAGGCGTTCACCGTGATCCGGTGCAGCCAGGTCGTCACCGCCGACTGGCCCCGGAAGGTGTGCGCGGCCCGGTAGGCCGACACCAGGGCGTCCTGTACCGCGTCGGCGGCTTCCTCGCGGTCCCCCAGCGTGCGCATCGCGACCGCCCAGAGCCGGTCCCGATGCCGCCGTACGAGCTCTCCGAAGGCGTCGGTGTCACCCTGCACATGGCGGGTGAGCAGCTCCTGGTCGCTCACCCCGTCGTATCCGGCGTCCTCCGCCATCTGTCCCCTCCGGTCCGGGTGAGACGTCAGCCCGTGAACTGCACTTCGCCGATGGCCTGCTTGTATCCCGCTCTGGAGTAGAGCGTGGAGTCATAGCCGGAGTTCGGCAGCGCGGTCAGCCAGACGAGGACGTACCGCGTCTTCAGCTGCTTGGTGACCTTCACGGTAGCGGTGGTGCCGGTGGTGGTGACCGTGCCGATCCGGGTCATCGAGTCCAGCGACGGCGGGGTCAGCGAGTCCGCGGCGTACAGCTCGACCGTGGTGTGGTCGCCGCCGTAGCGCAGGCTGAGCGTGGCCTTGTCGAGCTGGGTGGCCGAGCCGAGGTCGTAGACGATGCCGACGCCCGGCTTCAGCGGCGCGATGGGCGGGCCCTCGTTGAAGGACTTGGTCTTCCAGTAGGTCGACGGATTGCCGTCGTACGTCTTGGCGACGTTGGCGGCGCTCTGGGGATCGCCCTCGGCGACGAACTCCTGGCTGCCCTGGATCTTTATCGGTGCCGCCGGCTGCTTGGCGGTCTTGTCGCCGCCGTCCGTGGTGCGGCTCTTGTTGGTGTCGTTGGACTTGCCGCCCTGGTCCATCAGGGCGTCCGCCAACTGCCAGCTGCCCAGGCCGAGAGCGGCGATGAGAAGGGCGGAGACCGCCCACTTCAGCGCCTTGCCGGTGCGGCTCTGCAACGGGGGCGGCGGAGCCGCGATCGGCTGGGCGGCGCCGGGGTGCGGCGCCGGACGGCCGTAGGTGCCCTGCTGGTAGGTCGTGCGCTGGTACTCGGGCGGCGTGGTGAACGCGGGCTCCGGCGGGCGGATGCGCGGCATCTCGCCGATCGCCTTCACCAGCTCCTCCGGCGTGGTGCACGGCGCCTCGTGCCGGGACGCGGTGGCCCCGTCGTTGGCGAGCGCCCGCATGGCCAGCTCGGACAGGCCGCGGTGGATGCCGGCCCGCACCTGGTCCGGTGCGACGAGGCCGACGTCCTTGGGGAGGCCCGACAGGCCGTACGCGTCGTCCTCGTAGGGCCAGCGCTGGGTCAGCGCCGCGTACAGCAGGGCGCCGATCGCCTCGGTGTCGGCGCGCTGCGGGGTCTCGGAGCTGATGCCGCGCAGCGCGGCGTTCACCGCGAGGCCGCGGATGCGCCACTGGCCGGTCGAGGTGCGCAGCACCGCGTTGGGGTTCAGCCGCAGATGGGCGAGGCCCTCGCGGTGCGCGGCGGCCATGGCGGAGGCCACCTGACTGACCATCTGGTACGCGTCGTGCGGCTCCAGCGGACCGGCCGTGAGCAGCGTCGTCAGCTCGGTGGCGTCGGGCAGCCATTCGTGGACGACGTAGACGAGGTCGTTCTCCTCGACGGCGTCGAGGACCTGGACGAAGCGCGGGTCGCCGAGCAGCGCGGAGGACCGGGCCGCGGCGAGGACCGAACGGGCCCGTGCGTGGTCCGCCGGCAGTACGTGGACGCCGACGGCGCGGCGCAGTTTCTCGTCGACCGCACGCCAGCTGCTGAATCCGTCCAGTCGGGTGACGCACTCCTCCAGCCGGTAGCGTCTGGCGAGTTTGTGACCGCTGTGCAGTTCGGGCGGCGAGGCCTGCTTGAGCGAACCCTCCGCGCCGTTCCCCTGCCCCTCACTGCCGTCCGTGTCCCGCTCCGGGCTCTTGGCCACCCCGTCGGCCGTGGACTGGTCCGCCTTCGCGGTCAGCGGCTGCTCGCCGCTGTTGTCTGCCACGTCGACGGCAGCCGTGCTCCGTTCCGCCACCGTCGTCCCTGCCTCCCCATCCGTTGCACGCTGTCCGACGCCGAACCCAATTGTGCCCACAGTCTGCCGCTATGCACGACACACGGCGGCGGACGATGGTTGTGCGCTTACCCCCGCCTCAACGGCCCAGACGCCCGCGCACCATCCCCACGAGCGAGTTGAGCTCGTCGATCCGCATCCGGCGGGCGGCGACGAAGAAGACACCGAGCAGTACGGCCCCGCCGGCGACCAGCGCCGCGAAGGAGCCGATGACGCCCTGGCCGAGAGTGTGCCCGATGCCGTAGCAGGCCGCACCGCTGAGCAGGGCCGCCGGTACCGAGGCGATGCACAGCCGGGCGTACGTCCGCAGCACCCGGGCGCCGTCCAGGTCGCCGCCGAGGCGCTTGCGCAGCCGCCGCCAGGCGACGACGACGCCGATGGCGTAGGCGATACCGTACGCGGCCGCCATACCGGCGACCGCCCAGCGGGCCGGCAGCAGGACGTAGCACAGGGCCGAGGCGCCCGCGTTGACCGCGGCGACGATGACCGTGTTGTAGAAGGGGGTGCGGGTGTCCTCATAGGCGTAGAAGGCGCGCAGGACGACGTACTGCACCGAGAACGGGATCAGGCCGAGGCCGAAGGCCATCAGCATGTAGCCCATGTTGGTGGCCGAGCTGGTGCCCGAGCTGCCGAAGATCAGGGTGCACACCGGGATGCCCAGCGCCACGAAGCCGAAGGCGACCGGCACGATGGCGACCGCCGTGGTCCGCAGGCCCTGGGAGATGTCGTCGCGTACGGCGCCGCCGTCGCCCTCGGAGGCCGAGCGGGAGATGCGCGGCAGCAGGGCGGCCATCAGGGAGACCGTGATGATGGCCTGCGGCAGGCCCCAGATCAGCTGGGCGTTGGCGTAGGCGGCGAAACCGGTGCCCGAGACGTTGGAGTCCTTGCCGGCCGCCGTGGAGAGCTGGGTGACGATCATGGCGCCGGCCTGGTTGGCGAGGACGAACAGGAACGTCCACTTGGCGAGCGCCGCCGCCTTGCCCAGGCCGTGGCCGCGCCAGTCGAACCGCGGCCGGATCCGGAACCCGGTCTCGCGCAGATAGGGGATCATCGCCAGCGCCTGCACGACCAGGCCGAGCAGCACACCGACGCCGAGCAGGCGCTGACCCTGCGGCGGGATGTTCGTGACCGTCATGTGGGAGTGGGCGGCGGTGCCGTAGACCCAGATGAACATGCCCAGCGTCACGATGATGACGATGTTGTTCAGGACCGGGGTCCACATCATCGCGCCGAACTTGCCGCGCGCGTTGAGGACCTGACCCATCACCACATGGATGCCCATGAAGAAGATCGAGGGCAGGAAGTAGCGGGTGAAGGTGACCGCGACCTCGTTGGCCGCCGGGTTGCTGGCGACCGGGTTGGAGATCAGGCGGACCAGCAGGGGCGCCGCGAACATCGCGAGAGCGGTCAGCGCCGCCAGCGCCACCATCACGAGGGTCAGCAGGCGGTTGGCGAAGGCCTCGCCGCCGTCCTCGTCCTCCTTCATCGAGCGGACCAGCTGCGGCACGAACACCGAGTTGAGGCCGCCGCCGACGGTGAGGATGTAGATCATGGTCGGCAGCTGGTAGGCGACCTGGAAGGAGTCGCCGAGGAAGCCGAGGCCGAGCGCGGAGACGATCAGCGCGGAGCGGACGAAGCCGGTGAGCCGGGAGACCAGGGTGCCGGCCGCCATGACGGCGCTGGACTTCATCAGCCCGCCGACCTTGCCGCCCTTCTTGGCGGGCGGGGCGGTCGCCACCGAGGCCACGGGCGCCATGACGGTCTCGGCCGGGCCGGACCCGGACGGGACGCCGGGAACCGGGGCCCCGACCGGTGCGGACACCGGGGGCTGCGTCGGGTTCTGGGCGGAGGCGTAGGGCGCGGCGGGCGCGGCCGGGTGCCCCTGCCCGGCGTACGGATTCTGCTGCTGCGGCTGCCGGCCGTAGGCCGGCGGGTACTGACCGCCGGGCGCGGCGCCCGTGCTCGGCGCGGCGGCCGGTCCCGGGACGCCCGGGGAGTCCACCGGCGCGTGCCCGCGGCTCTGCTGCTGGTCCTTGAAGAGATGCGCGAACGCGTCCGGCTCGTGGTACTCCTCGCCGGAGTTCGAGACCAGGTCGTCCACGCCCACGAACTGGGTAGTGCGCGGGTCGTCGCCGTAGGGCATGTAGGGCGCCGCGCCGTCCGGCTCGGGCGCCGGGGTCTGCGCCCACACCCGCGGGTCGGGCGCGTACGGCGACTGGGCGGGCTGCCCGTACAGCGGCTGCTCGTAGGTGCCCGGGGGTGGCGGGGGGTGCGCGGCACGGTCGTAGAGCGCCTCGGCGACGGGGTCCTGGGCGGTCAGATCGTGTGCCCGGTAGGGATCCTGGTCGTAGGCGTCCTGGAGGTACATGTCCGCCGCTTGCTGCGGCGGCACCTGGCCGGGCTCGGGCGGCGTCTCGGGGTAGCCCGAGCCGGCCGCGCCCTGGCCGCGGTCACCGTCGTACGGCGCGTTCATGCCTTACCCCACCTCATCGTCCCGGGCCCACCGGCCACGACATCGCTCAACGGTCCACTCTCTCACCCGTCCCGGACGGGTCGGTGCTTTCCGGTGCGGTGTCCGGCGCAGGGTCACTCGGCTGCTCCGGGTCGTCTGCCCCCGCGGCGGAGTCGGGCTCCCCCGGGAGACGATCCCCGGGGGCGTCGGGGTTCCCGGGCTCGTCGGAGTGCTCCCCCGCCGCGCCCGAGCCGCCCTCTCCGGCCTGGCGGGCGGCCGCCCGCTTGCGCTGGGTGTACATCCGGAAGCCGGCGAGGACGAGGAGCAGCACACCGCCGCCGATGACCAGCATCACCGTGGGGGTGACCTCGGTGACCTTCACATCGAAGCTGACGGGGGCGCCGTACTCCTGGCCGTCCTCGGTGTACAGCTGGGCGATCACCGTGGCCCGGCCGTTGGCGTTGGCCGAGGTGCTGAACTTCACGGACTGGGCGTGACCGCCGGCGATGTCGACGGACTGCTCGTAGTACGCCTTGCCGCCGATCTTCAGTCGGGTCGGCTGGGTCGAGGTGAGCCGCAGCACCAGATGGCCGACCGGCTGTACGAGGTTGTTCTGGACGGTCACCGGGATGGTCGCGCTGCGTCCGGACAGCTTGGTCTCGGACTTGTCGATCAGTTTGACCTGCCCGGCCAGATCGTCCAGCCACGCCTCGACGCCGCTGCGGAAGCCGTCCCCGTCCCCGCTCTGGCCCCGCCACGACGTGGACATCCCGCGGTTTATGGCCCGCCCGAACGGGGTGACCACACGGGACTGGTCGGAGAGGATCACCTGGAAGTCGTCGAGCTTGTCCTGGGTCCGGGCGATCTGCTGGAAGGCCAAGGCCGGCAGCTCCTGGCGGCGCAGGTACGACGGGTAGGCCGAGGTCGACGGGATGCGCGTGGTGGCGTCCGGGTCGGGCTTGGCCTTGGCCGCCGCCGTCAGGTCCTGCGCCTGGGACCAGGTGCCGCCCTGGAGCGCCCGCACGGCCGCGGCCATCGCCTTCGCCTGGGCCGCCGTGGGCAGGCGCTGCGGGGCGACCACGATGCTGCGCTGCTGGTCCGTCTGCGCGTTGATCTCAAGGCTCTGGGCCAGGAACTCCTGCACGGCGAGCGTGGAAGAGCCCGCCTTCGTCAGATCGTCCTCGAAGGCCGTGGACAGCTTGGCGTCGGCCACGACCGCCGTGGTGCCCCCGCCGACCGGGCGCGCGGCGGAGGGCGTGTACGACAGCCCGGCCGTCTCCTGGAGGCTGTCGCTGCGGGCGATCACCCGGTCCGCGCCCGCTGAGGTCGCGACCCTCATGATCGACGGGTCCACGGCGCCGTTCACCGGCCACGCGTAATCCGTGCTCGGTGTGACGTGGAGCACGGTCTTCACGGTGGTGGCGGCGACGTCGGTGGCGTCCTTGAGGTGGCTGAGGGAGCCGGTGACGCTGGTGCCGCGGTGCGCGAGGGAGGCCAGGTCGGGGTCGGCGAAGGGCAGCGCGACGACCTCCTTGCCCACCACCGCCTTCTGGAGGTTCGCCAGCCACTGCTTGGCGAGCGCCTGGTGCTCCTTGGGACCCGCGACCGTGGTGTCGCCGTCCCCCTGGAGCCGGTAGTTGCCCGATGCCATGGCGTCCACGGAGGCCAGCAGGTCGGGGTCGATCACCCAGGTGACGTCCAGGTCCTTGCCGAGGCCGACCATCTGGTCGAGCCGGCCGCCCGGCGCGAGCTCCTTGGCCAGCTCGTCGTTGGAGAACACCGGCGTCTGCAGCTCGCCGGCGCCCGTCTTGGCCGTCATGTGGACGGTGGACAGCAGCGGCCACAGGACCGTCGTCCTGGTCTTGGTGTCGGCGTCGGACGGCTGCCAGGGCAGGAACGTCCGCTGCACGCCGAGCACCTGCTGCCAGGGCTGGGCGGAGGTCTGCCCGGACAGGGCGACCCCGAACTCGTAGACACCGTCCGCACCGAGGTCGAGCTTGTCCACCGGCACGGAGATGCTGAAGTGCTCGGCGACGCCCGGCGCCAGCTCGGCGAACTTCTGCGCGTACTTGTCACCGACCTCGGAGCCGCTGATCCCCTGGAGCTCGTCGGGGTGCTGGGCCACGTCGCTGATCCCGGAGCGGGTGTTCAGTATCGGGCCGACCCGCAGACCCACATGGGCACCGGTGACGGCCTGCTTGCCGTTGTTGGTCACCGTGCCGGAGACGGTGAGGGTGTCGCCGTCCGTGGGGGCGTTGGGACTCATCGAGTCCACGGAGACGGACACCGGGTCCCCGGAGGCGGCGGCGGCCGGCGCGGCGGCGGGCAGCTGGAGCAGCCCGGCCAGCAGAGGCGCCCCGGCGAGCAGGGCTCCGGTGCGCCGCAGCCATCGGCGCGCGGGTGAGGCACTGGTCCCCTGGAAGTCAGCCGCCTCGGCCACGCGCTCGCCCGTCCCTCGTCGTCGTCTCAGTGGTCGTCGGAATGTGCGTCCCCGCATGGTAACGATGTGCGCCGAGCGGAAGTGCCGCGGACCAGGTCACAAGATCGCTGGACGGAGACGGCCCGTCCTCTATATCCAGTATCGAGGGGAGAGGCGCCGTACGCCGCAAGAGCTGGGCTTGCACGGGTATGCCGGAAGCCGTCCGCGGCCCGCTGCGGGCCGGGTCCCGGGCCGAATGGGGGCGCCCCGGAGCGCCCGGGGCACGTACCCTCTTCTGTTGTGCCGAACCCCAACGAAGACACTCCCTCCGCCCTGAGCCAGGCCCAGCAGCGCGCGGTCACCGAGCTGCTGCGGGTGGCGCCGGTCGCCGACGATCTCGCCCGCCGATTCCAGGAGGCGGGGTTCTCCCTCGCCCTGGTCGGCGGCTCGGTGCGCGACGCACTGCTCGGCCGGCTCGGCAACGATCTGGACTTCACCACCGATGCCCGTCCTGAGGACGTGCTGAAGATCGTCCGGCCCTGGGCCGACGCGGTCTGGGAGGTGGGGATCGCCTTCGGCACCGTCGGCGCGCACAAGGGCGCCCGGGTCGGGGACACCGACATGACCTTCCAGATCGAGATCACGACCTACCGGTCGGAGGCGTACGACCGCACCTCGCGCAAGCCCGAGGTCTCCTACGGCGACTCCATCGAGCAGGATCTGGTCCGCCGGGACTTCACGGTCAACGCGATGGCCGTGGCCCTGCCGGAGAAGGAGTTCATCGATCCGTACGGCGGTCTGGTGGACCTCGCGGCCCGGGTGCTGCGGACGCCGGGCACGCCGGAGGATTCCTTCTCGGACGATCCGCTGCGGATGATGCGGGCCGCCCGGTTCGCCGCCCAGCTGGACTTCGAGGTCGCTCCCGAGGTCGTCGCCGCCATGACGGACATGGCCGGGCGCATCGAGATCGTCTCGGCGGAGCGAGTCCGGGACGAGCTGAACAAGCTGATCCTCTCCGACCACCCGCGCAAGGGGCTGACCCTGCTCGTGGACACCGGGCTCGCCGCCCATGTGCTGCCCGAGCTGCCGGCGCTGCGCCTGGAGAGCGACGAGCACCACCGGCACAAGGACGTCTACGAGCACACGCTGATCGTTCTGGAACAGGCGATGGCGCTGGAGGAGAACGGTCCCGATCTCGCGCTGCGGCTGTCCGCGCTGCTGCACGACATCGGCAAGCCGCGCACCCGCCGCTTCGAGAAGGACGGCCGGGTCTCCTTCCACCACCACGAGGTGGTCGGCGCCAAGATGACCAAGAAGCGCATGACCGCCCTGAAGTACTCCAACGAGCTGGTGAAGGACGTCTCACGGCTGGTCGAACTCCATCTGCGCTTCCACGGCTACGGCACCGGGGAGTGGACGGACTCGGCGGTCCGCCGCTACGTCCGTGACGCGGGCCCGCTGCTGGACCGTCTGCACAAGCTGACCCGCTCCGATTGCACGACCCGCAACAAGCGGAAGGCGGCCACGCTGTCCCGGGCCTACGACGGCCTGGAGGAGCGCATCGCCCAGCTTCAGGAGCAGGAGGAGCTGGACTCGATCCGCCCGGACCTCGACGGCAACCAGATCATGGAGATCCTGGGCGTCACTCCCGGCCCGGTGATCGGCAAGGCGTACAAGCACCTGCTGGAGCTGCGCCTGGAGAACGGGCCGATGGAGCACGAGG is a genomic window of Streptomyces sp. WP-1 containing:
- a CDS encoding DUF6049 family protein; translated protein: MAEAADFQGTSASPARRWLRRTGALLAGAPLLAGLLQLPAAAPAAAASGDPVSVSVDSMSPNAPTDGDTLTVSGTVTNNGKQAVTGAHVGLRVGPILNTRSGISDVAQHPDELQGISGSEVGDKYAQKFAELAPGVAEHFSISVPVDKLDLGADGVYEFGVALSGQTSAQPWQQVLGVQRTFLPWQPSDADTKTRTTVLWPLLSTVHMTAKTGAGELQTPVFSNDELAKELAPGGRLDQMVGLGKDLDVTWVIDPDLLASVDAMASGNYRLQGDGDTTVAGPKEHQALAKQWLANLQKAVVGKEVVALPFADPDLASLAHRGTSVTGSLSHLKDATDVAATTVKTVLHVTPSTDYAWPVNGAVDPSIMRVATSAGADRVIARSDSLQETAGLSYTPSAARPVGGGTTAVVADAKLSTAFEDDLTKAGSSTLAVQEFLAQSLEINAQTDQQRSIVVAPQRLPTAAQAKAMAAAVRALQGGTWSQAQDLTAAAKAKPDPDATTRIPSTSAYPSYLRRQELPALAFQQIARTQDKLDDFQVILSDQSRVVTPFGRAINRGMSTSWRGQSGDGDGFRSGVEAWLDDLAGQVKLIDKSETKLSGRSATIPVTVQNNLVQPVGHLVLRLTSTQPTRLKIGGKAYYEQSVDIAGGHAQSVKFSTSANANGRATVIAQLYTEDGQEYGAPVSFDVKVTEVTPTVMLVIGGGVLLLVLAGFRMYTQRKRAAARQAGEGGSGAAGEHSDEPGNPDAPGDRLPGEPDSAAGADDPEQPSDPAPDTAPESTDPSGTGERVDR
- a CDS encoding CCA tRNA nucleotidyltransferase, which gives rise to MPNPNEDTPSALSQAQQRAVTELLRVAPVADDLARRFQEAGFSLALVGGSVRDALLGRLGNDLDFTTDARPEDVLKIVRPWADAVWEVGIAFGTVGAHKGARVGDTDMTFQIEITTYRSEAYDRTSRKPEVSYGDSIEQDLVRRDFTVNAMAVALPEKEFIDPYGGLVDLAARVLRTPGTPEDSFSDDPLRMMRAARFAAQLDFEVAPEVVAAMTDMAGRIEIVSAERVRDELNKLILSDHPRKGLTLLVDTGLAAHVLPELPALRLESDEHHRHKDVYEHTLIVLEQAMALEENGPDLALRLSALLHDIGKPRTRRFEKDGRVSFHHHEVVGAKMTKKRMTALKYSNELVKDVSRLVELHLRFHGYGTGEWTDSAVRRYVRDAGPLLDRLHKLTRSDCTTRNKRKAATLSRAYDGLEERIAQLQEQEELDSIRPDLDGNQIMEILGVTPGPVIGKAYKHLLELRLENGPMEHEAAVAALKEWWAGQE